TGATCCGCAGCGCGGCGGAGCGAACCGTCGCAGGCTTGTGGCGCCGCTGCGGCGAACTCGTCACCCGCTTCCAAGAATCCGAATGCCGAAACTACTTCCGAAACTCAGGATACCGCTACAATTAATTGCAATGCGCTCTAATTCATCGAGCGCCGGCGTCGCAGCGCTTCCGTCGGCAGCTAGAATCATGTCGCGAACCTCTTTACAAGGAGCAGCGATGAGAGCGACGATCGGATTTGCCGCGGCATGTTTATTGTTACTCGGCGCAGGGGCAGATGCCGACGAGCAAGCCGCCGCCCGCGCGTTGCCTCCGATCGAGACTGCTGATTACGACGAGCAAGCTCGGTTCCGAGTCAACGGTCGCCCCTTCTTTCCGATTCTGCTTTACGACGCCCCGACCGACGACACGACCTTGGCGATGTTGCGCGAGTTCGGCTTCAACACCCTGACTTGCAAGCCCGACGCTACCGGCTCGTTGCCGGAGAAAGGTTTCTACGGCGCGGTGCACGGCGCGAAGACGACGGTGGAAACCTCGGGCATTCTGCTGGTGCTCGGGCCCGATAGCCCGGCGCTCTATTACAAGCAGGACTTATTGGAGCGTGTCGCCCAAGAGAACGGCAAAGCGAAGGGAGCGGTGCCGGGCCGACCGGTGATGAATGCGATCGGCTATTGGGAGAACGAGCCGAAAGGGGTCGTTGCCGGAGAACTTCCGTCGAAGTCCCATTACGAAGATCTCGTGGCGGCGATCGAAGTTTCGGCCCCTTATCTCTACCCAGTGCCGTATCAACCCACGGCGAGCGTCGGCGAGGCCGTTGCTCGCGCTAGGTCGGCCACGCAAGGAAAGAAACCGATCTTACCGATCCTGCAACTCTTCGCCTGGGAGGCCGGCACGCGCTACCCGACGGTGGCCGAGTTGCGCTCGATGACGTTTCTGGCGCTGGTCGAAGGGGCGAGCGGCATCGGCTACTACTCTTTCGGCTCGGTCACCGGCCGACCGAACCGGACGATCGCCGAGGTCGAGCCCGAACTCTGGCGGAGCGTGAAGCAACTCAATCGGGAAGTTGCGGAGATCGGGCCGCTGCTGCTCGGAACGAACGCCGCGCCGGCGCTATCGCTCACCGGCGGCGCTTCGACCGTGAAGTTCAAAGCGGCGAGCACCGGCGCCGGTTTTCCGGCCGTCGTCGTCAACTCCGCCGCGACGACTCAAGAAGCCACTCTCACGGCACGCAATATCACGACGGGAAACATCACGCTCGACGACGGGCGCACGATCGACGTTCGCGAAAGCACCGGCCGAATCACATTGAAGCCGTTCGAATCGCTAATCCTCCGCCGGTTAGACGAGCGCCGGCGTTAGATCTATGTCTTGGTAGCGGATTTTTCATTCCCGGTCTTCAGCGAGAGTGTCCCTACATCGCTGGGCCTGCGTTCTGCGGATGTAGTCGGATATGAGAAGCTGATTCACAAGTGCCTTGAAGTAAACTTGCACGGTGATTCGAGGAAGGCCGAAGACGCCGAAATACCTTCGGCCTGTGATACCGGGATGGACTCGCGCTCTAAAGAGGGTGTTTCGTCCACCAAGGTCAGTCGGGGCGACGGGGCGCCATTAGAACCGCTGTTGTTCGATGCGGTAGCATGGCCCGGGCATCTAGTCAGAGCGGTAAAGATTTTAGGACTTCGGAAAACCCAACCGACGCCGCTTTCGACTGGGAGAGAAAGGCGTTCGTTGTAAGGGTTGTAGGCCTTCTTTTGGTGATGGCGCTTTTCTTGGTTGTTCCAAAGCCGATACGCCGGCGACAATTTGTCGCAGACGCAACTGGTCAATTCCGAACCACTCCCTATACACGAGTATTTAATATTTAACTTTTGCGCCGTTGGCAGTTTCGATCCGAACGGATCGCGATCTCACCCGTCCGCGCATCTTGTTTAGCAACTTGGTTAGCAAAGGGTGGACCATGGACGGTTCCAGCGATCGTAGCGATTCTTCCGGCAGCCGAAGTCGTTCGACTTCGGGACGCACCCGAACTCGGGCGAGTTGGGCTACGAGCATCACGCTTGGCGTGCTGACGACGCTCTTGAGCGGGTCGACGGCGTGGGGGGCGAACCACGACGTCAATTCCGACGCGCAGCTCCGCAGCGCCATCACCAGCGCGGTCGCCGGCGACACGATCACGTTCACAGGCGACATCACGATCGCGGCCACCGATCTGCCGGCCGTGCAGACGAACGTCACGATCCTCGGCAACAATCATGCGCTCGATGGCGCCGGCGCATTCCGCGGGCTCTTCGTCGGCGCGTGGACGCCGGGCACCGCGACGCAGACGGCCGTCACGGTCGGCATCCAGGACCTCACCATCCAGAACGCCAAGGCGCTCGGTGGAGCCGGCGGTTCCAGCGGCTCCCAGGGGGCCGGGGCGGGAGCCGGCCTGGGAGGCGCGCTCTTCGTCGCAAACCAGGCCCACGTCACACTGACCAACGTCAATCTCGCCACGAACAACGCCGCCGGCGGCACCGGCGGGGGATCGACCGGGGTTGGCTTCGGCGGCGGCGGCGGGCTCGGCGGCAACGGCGGCAATGGTTCCATTGGGACCTTTGGTGGCGGCGGCGGGCTCGGAGTCGGCGCCAATGGCGGCACGAGTGGTGGTGCCGGATCGTCCGGAATCGCCACCGGCGCAGCGTCCGGTGCTGCGGCCCCGGGCGGCAGTGCCGGCGGCAGTGACGGCGGCGGCGGCAGCAGTGGGTTTATAGGGGGCGGCGGTGGGGTTAGCGGAGCTAGTCAGTCGGGCGGTTTCGGCGGCGGCGGTGCTGGTACAGGCGGCAACGGCGGCTTCGGCGGCGGCGGCGGCCCAGGCTTCGGCGGCGACGGCGGCGACGGCGGCTTTGGTGGTGGTGGTGGTGGTCGTGCTTTGGGCAATAGCGGCGTCGGCGGCTTCGGGGGTGGCGACGGTGGACTGGTCGTCAACGGCGGCGGCGGCGGCGGTCTCGGCGCAGGGGGCGCTATCTTCGTTCAGCAAGGGGGCACCCTGCTCGTCGGGGGCGCGCTCACCGTCAACGGCAACACGGTCACCGCAGGCGCCGGTGCCGGCGGCGGCGCCAATGGCTCGGCCTACGGCAGCGGCCTCTTCTTGCAGGGCAACGGCGGCACGATCAACTTCGCCCCCGGCAGCGGCCAGACCCAAACGTTCGCCGATGGAATTTATGACCAGACCGGAGTCACCGGAATCGCGGGAAATAGTTGGTCGCTCAACAAGAGCGGCGCAGGAACCTTGGTACTGAGCGGCACGAACGGCTACAGCGGCGGCACGACGGTGGATGCCGGACGCCTAGCCGTCAACGGCCTGCTCAACGGAAATGTGCTCGTGAATTCCGGCGGTACGCTCGGCGGCAACGGCTCGATCGCCGGCGACCTGATGAACAACGGTACCTTCGGGCCCGGCAACTCGATCGGCGCGCTGACGTTAACGGGCAACTACGCTGCCGGCAACGGCTCGACGACCGAAATCGAAATCAACAACGGCGGCACCACGGCCGGCGTGAACAACGACCGGCTGAACGTCACCGGCAACCTCACGCTCGATCCCGGCAGCACGCTGGCCGTCAAAGCCGCGCCGGGCACCTACGCCAACCACACGACCTATCGGATCATCACATTCACCGGCACGCGAACCGGCATGTTCGGCACCGCCACGATCGACCTGGCGAACACGAACTTGAACGTGCTGTACCTGTCGGGAGCGATCGACATCGAGCTGCTCATCGCCAGCTTGACCAACTACGCCGCGCTGGGCCAGACGGGAAACCAGATCAACACCGGCGCGTATCTCGACTCGCTCGGCGGCAGTCTGCCGACCGGCTTGGACCAAATTCAGTCGTTGTCGCCCGCCGCCGCGGCCAACGCTTTGCAGCAGTTGGGGACCGAGGTCAATGGTTCGCTGGCCCAGTTGGGCGCGCAGAACTCGATCTTCCAGTTCAACCTGCTCAGCCAACGTGCCGGCTCGGGATTGCCCATCGGCACGGACGGCACCTCGCTCGCGGCCGACGAGGATTGGTTCGACGATTCGGGCAGCACGGCCCAGGTGTTTCAAGTTTCGTACAACCAGCCAAGCGGCTCGCCCGCCGGTTCGAGCTTGTTCCGCGCCGCCCCGCGCCGCCCGATCTGGGGCGGCTGGGTGAGCGGCTATGGTTTAGGAGGCACGGCCCAAAGCGACGGCAACGCGAGCGGCGGCAGTTACGGACTCGGGGGCACGATCTTCGCCCTGGAACGCCGCTTGGACGAGTATCGCGTGCTGGGCCTGCTGGGCAGCTACTCCTACATGAACTTGAAGCTGAACCAGGTGAGGCAATCGTCGAACGTCAACTCCGGCCAGTTCGGCACGTATCTGCTCACGCAAGACGGGGCGAGTTACAACTTGCTGGCCGGCACGCTGGGCTTCGACGGCTATAGCAGCCGCCGGCAGATCAACTTCGGCGGCGTCAACGCCGTGGCCGACGGCGACTACAGCGGCTGGCAATCGAACGTCTACTTCGAGCGCGGCTGGAAACTATCGACGGGCCGGTGGTTGCTGCAACCGTACGGCGGCTTGCAATACAACTACCTGCGACAGAACAGCTAAGCCGAAACGGGAGCCGGCGGGCTCGATCTGGCGGTCGGCGGCACCGACTCGCACGCGCTGCGGAGCCTGCTGGGCCTGCGGACCTCGCGTCCCTGGGTGACGCGCGGCGGCCAGGTAATTGCGCCCCAACTGCGGGCCCTCTGGCTACATGAGTATCTGAACCCCGCAACCACGTTGAACGCAGGCTTCGCCTCGGCCGGCGGCAGCTTCAACACGCAAGGCCTGAACATGGGCCGCGACTGGGCCGTGCTGGGCACCGGCCTCACGTGGCAAGCTAACCGGCACCTGAGCGCGTTCGCCAACTACGACGTGCAGACCAACGCCAACCAGACGTTCAACGTCGGCTCCGGCGGCTTGCAGTGGGTGTGGTAAGCGGAGTCCTCTGCTCTCGTCCGACCACGTCGGCAATCGTTCGCATGCTCAACGGCCGCGCCACATGCATGAGACTTAATTCGTTGGTGCGGAGGCAGGTCGGGTCGGGAGTTGCGTAGGAAGTTCACCAGTCGCGTCCGCGACCCAGCCCACTGCGGCGGGTGAGCAGCCCGACCTCGGGCCACTGCCTTCCCTTTCAAGATTCTGCCGTCGGCACGCAAGCCGGTCGAGTTCGCTCGGCGCATCGCCGCCGACATGTCGAGCGTTCGAGTACCGATCAGGCGCAATAAAAAGGTAACGACGGGACGCCTTTAGAACTGGCCTGCGATGACTCAACAGGTTAGTCCAGCAAACCGATAACGAAACTTGTCGCACACGCGAGGTTATGGTTTGTTGGGTTTCGAGCGGCCGGCGATGAATTCCGCTTTCGTGACGTCGCCGTCTTGGTCGATGTCGAAAGCCACGAACGGTTTCGCTTCTTTGCCGGAAAGGACGCCGTCTGCGTTCGTATCGAGAGAGGTGAATTGCCGCTCGAGCGAGGCGGAAGCGGGAGCGTCGGGCACCGTGGTCGGCGAAGCGGGCAAAGGATTCACCGCGGGCTTTTCCTCGGCTGCGGCCGGCGGATCTTCCGTGAGCACCGCGTGGGCGGCGACCGGGTCGAACCGCGCGGGCCAGCGCGTTCGCCGGCTATATTTCGCCCCGCGATATACCGGCGGCGTGCCGTAGTCGGAGCTGCGCGAGAGATCGGCGCCGCGTAAATCGGCACCGCTGAAGTTGGCCCCGTTTAGGTTCTCGAATCCGCGGGCGTCGAAGAGCTTCGCTCCCATCATGCGCGCGTTTTGCAAGCTACAGCTTTGAAAGTTGACGCCCGTAAAGTCGGCATCCTTCGTAATGGCTCCCTGTAGGCTCGCGTTCGCCAGATTCGAGAAGCGGAAATCGGCGCCCGTCAGGTCGGCGTTGTTGAAGGCGGCGCTGATGAGTTTCGCCGCTTGAAAATTGCACCGCTGCAGAACCGCTTCGCGAAAACCGGCGAGGAACAGCGTGCTGTTTTCGAAGTTCGTGTCCGACATCTCTTTACCGTCGTACGTCTCTCGGGAGAGATCGGTGTTACTGAGATCGAGCTTATACTTCTTCACCTGCTCTTGAGCCGGCAGCACGTGGGCGAACGCCATGATCGACACGAGCACGACGCAGCATCGCACTCGATTCGGAGTCGGGAATCGCCGCATGGGAATCTCCTTACGTCACGGATGAATAAACAATGGGATGAATAAAGGCTGGATACGAATTTCTTCTCGATGCACGCTGGGTCGCCTACTGGGTCTTAGGTTCCTCGCCGGGCGCATCCTTCACTTCGCAAAGCACGCGAAACCCCAACGCCTTATAACGATAGTCGGGCGCAAACGATCTCCGCGCCGCTCGACGGCAGAAGCCGACGTCCGAAGTGTAGTCTCCCCCACGCGCGGAACGCTCACGCCCTTCCTTCGGGCCGGCGTAATCCTTCGCCACGAGATTCTGAGCCGCATAGGCGAACCGCTGGGGGTCGTACCAGTCGAGGCACCACTCCGAGACGTTGCCGTGCATATCGAACAAACCTTGCGCGTTGGGCGCATAAGATCCGACGGGCTGCGTGCGCCCGAGCGACGCACTCAACGGCGAATCGGCATAAGGTCGATCGCCGCGAATGTTGGCCTGTTCGGACGTGATTTGATTGCCGCAGTGAAACGGCTTCAACTCTCCTCCCGTGCAAGCGAATTCCCATTCGCATTCGGTCGGCAAACGATAGAACCTTCCGGCGGCGATCTCGACCGGCAGCTTGTTAAGCCGGACGCAAAAATCGATCGCCTCGTTCCAACTCACCTGTTCGACCGGATGCCGATCGGTGTATCCGGCAGCGGGAGAAAAGAGAGCCGGGTTTTTTCCCATGACCTTGAGGAACTCCGCTTGAGTGACCTCGTAAGAACCAAGAAAGAACGGCCGGCTCGATTGCACGGGCTGGAGCCGTTCATCGTCTCGTCGGGTCGGCTCCTCGTCCGGCGAACCGCTTACATAGGATTTGTCCATACTCAGGCGGACGAACTTCATGCCGATGGAATTGACCATCTCTCCCTCCGACAACCCGAGATCCTTCGCAACGTCGGCAGCGTGGGGGCCGGCCTGCTTCACTCGCAACACGCCGAACGAACCGGTTGGGCCGGGCCCGCTGATGCGCCGCGGAGTTTGCTCGGTGCCGGGCGCGATGCGCTGGGCGGAATACGGAACGGCGAGTTTCAAGTACGCATAGAGCTCGTCATCGTCGACGATTCCATCGAGGTTGAAATCCGCCTTGCCCGACCATGCCGCTGCCAACGCTAAAGTAAAGGTCCCGTAAGTCCGTGCGGCAGACTCCGCGGGCACTTCCCCCGATCGACAACTGAGAATCGTGGTGATTCCGGGAGCGTAGGTCAGCGGCTTTTCGAACGACGCACCAAGCGGTCCCTCGGCATTCGTCGGCTGTTCGGCGTAGGTGAATCCTTCGAGCAACAGCAACTTGCGACGGGTCTTAAACTTGCCGATCGATTTAATCACGTCTTCGATGCTCACGCCGGTTTGGGCAGGTTGCTCGGCATCGAAATCGAGCGGGCAGAGATAACCTCGTCCGTCGAACGTCGTCACGCGTCCCGAGAAGTAGAAGATCGCCGTATCTTGCTCCACGGCGCGCTTCGACCTATTCGAATAGAGAATCGGCAAGATCGTCTTGGTCGGATGATTATCCTCGTCCTTGTCGTCGTCGGCGGAAACGAGTACGTCGATCTTCGTTTTGCCGAGGCCGAGCTTCGCGACCGTGGCCTCCATAAGATGAATATCGGGCGTGCCGCAGGGGAGCTTGCGATCCGGATATTGCGTCACTCCTCCGAGCGCGATCCAGACCTTACCGGCATCGAAGCGACTCACGAGTTCTGATTCCTCGCTTGGCTTCGAAGCCGACTTCTTGCGTTCCAGCGCGCTGCCGATCAGGAACTCCTCGCGCGTGACACGTCCGTTAGCGTCGACGTCGAACGTCTCTAATCCGAGCATTTCGCTTCCCGACAATCGGCCGTCTTCGTTACCATCGAGTTGCAGGTAGCGCTGAAGATCCTTCTGCTTCATCGCGTCGAGCGCCTCCGTGTCGCCGAGAGTCTCCTCGGAAAGTGCCGCGAAGTTCGCAGGCTTGAGAGCAGCCGGTTCCATCGCGCGACCGGCGCGAAATTCATCGAGTACGATTCGGCCGTCGCCGTTCGCGTCGTACTTTTCGACTCCTTTCTTTTCGGTTCCCGTGAGGATGCCGTCTTCCGAGATGTCGCGGACTCGAAACGCTTCGTCGTCTTCACGTTCACGCACGACCTCGGCGAGCATGCGGCGCTCGCGCTCGTGCATCGCGAGAAATTCATCGCGGGTCAGAACATCGTCGCCATCGGCGTCGCCGTAGTCGGGAAAGTTTTCACGCTCTTTGCCGGTGAGCATTCCGTCGGCGTTCAGATCGGCGGCGACGAAACGGGCCTCCAAGTCGGAATTCGGCGTCGCCGGCGGCTCCGCCGCGAGCGACAGTTGAATCGCTCCGTGAACGAGGACGAATGCGGCGGCCGTGAAGAATCGGCAGCCGAAGGCCGTAAGCCGCCGTCCGTTCAGTCTGCTTCGAAAGAAACGCTTGCAAGGCTTCATGCGCAGTCTCCTCGGTGCCGCATCTTCTTCGGAATCCGACGATCTTGCGGTCGAGCTACTTCGCCGCTTTCATACTGAAGCTCGTGATGTGGGCTTTCAGGCCCACGATTTGAAACGTGATCGTGGCGGTTACGGGAGTCTTTTCGGCTTCGATGTCGTATTCAATTTGAAAGTTCGGCCGCGGTTTCCCTTGGTCGTCGAGTCGACTGATCACGCCGTTCCATTCCACACTCTTAACCTCCCCCATCGCCAAACGATTTCGCT
This DNA window, taken from Planctomycetia bacterium, encodes the following:
- a CDS encoding autotransporter outer membrane beta-barrel domain-containing protein translates to MAVGGTDSHALRSLLGLRTSRPWVTRGGQVIAPQLRALWLHEYLNPATTLNAGFASAGGSFNTQGLNMGRDWAVLGTGLTWQANRHLSAFANYDVQTNANQTFNVGSGGLQWVW
- a CDS encoding pentapeptide repeat-containing protein, coding for MRRFPTPNRVRCCVVLVSIMAFAHVLPAQEQVKKYKLDLSNTDLSRETYDGKEMSDTNFENSTLFLAGFREAVLQRCNFQAAKLISAAFNNADLTGADFRFSNLANASLQGAITKDADFTGVNFQSCSLQNARMMGAKLFDARGFENLNGANFSGADLRGADLSRSSDYGTPPVYRGAKYSRRTRWPARFDPVAAHAVLTEDPPAAAEEKPAVNPLPASPTTVPDAPASASLERQFTSLDTNADGVLSGKEAKPFVAFDIDQDGDVTKAEFIAGRSKPNKP
- a CDS encoding SUMF1/EgtB/PvdO family nonheme iron enzyme, with the translated sequence MKPCKRFFRSRLNGRRLTAFGCRFFTAAAFVLVHGAIQLSLAAEPPATPNSDLEARFVAADLNADGMLTGKERENFPDYGDADGDDVLTRDEFLAMHERERRMLAEVVREREDDEAFRVRDISEDGILTGTEKKGVEKYDANGDGRIVLDEFRAGRAMEPAALKPANFAALSEETLGDTEALDAMKQKDLQRYLQLDGNEDGRLSGSEMLGLETFDVDANGRVTREEFLIGSALERKKSASKPSEESELVSRFDAGKVWIALGGVTQYPDRKLPCGTPDIHLMEATVAKLGLGKTKIDVLVSADDDKDEDNHPTKTILPILYSNRSKRAVEQDTAIFYFSGRVTTFDGRGYLCPLDFDAEQPAQTGVSIEDVIKSIGKFKTRRKLLLLEGFTYAEQPTNAEGPLGASFEKPLTYAPGITTILSCRSGEVPAESAARTYGTFTLALAAAWSGKADFNLDGIVDDDELYAYLKLAVPYSAQRIAPGTEQTPRRISGPGPTGSFGVLRVKQAGPHAADVAKDLGLSEGEMVNSIGMKFVRLSMDKSYVSGSPDEEPTRRDDERLQPVQSSRPFFLGSYEVTQAEFLKVMGKNPALFSPAAGYTDRHPVEQVSWNEAIDFCVRLNKLPVEIAAGRFYRLPTECEWEFACTGGELKPFHCGNQITSEQANIRGDRPYADSPLSASLGRTQPVGSYAPNAQGLFDMHGNVSEWCLDWYDPQRFAYAAQNLVAKDYAGPKEGRERSARGGDYTSDVGFCRRAARRSFAPDYRYKALGFRVLCEVKDAPGEEPKTQ